A part of Brachybacterium faecium DSM 4810 genomic DNA contains:
- a CDS encoding carbohydrate ABC transporter membrane protein (PFAM: Binding-protein-dependent transport system inner membrane component), with protein MSTRTHRSPNVIGGLLGFAWLLVIMVPIYYIVVTSVRPREDYYSSNPLSLPSEVTLEPFRFVLENDFLRYFANSAFVTVLTVVAVVTASLLASYVIVRSRTRLARFSQKLFLMGIAIPLQATIIPVYYLIVQLGLYDTLWALILPSIAFAIPITVLILTNFLRDVPKELYESMTVDGASDWQMFRSLVLPLAKPAVVTVGIYDALQVWNGFLFPLVLTQSSEMRVLPLSLWAYQGEFTVNIPAVLAAVMLSALPILVLYIAGRRQLISGLTAGFSK; from the coding sequence ATGAGCACGAGGACACACCGCTCCCCCAATGTGATCGGCGGTCTGCTGGGCTTCGCCTGGCTGCTGGTGATCATGGTGCCGATCTACTACATCGTGGTCACCAGCGTGCGGCCGCGCGAGGACTACTACTCCTCGAACCCGCTGTCGCTGCCCAGCGAAGTCACCCTCGAGCCGTTCCGCTTCGTGCTCGAGAACGACTTCCTGCGCTACTTCGCGAACTCCGCGTTCGTCACCGTGCTGACGGTGGTCGCCGTGGTGACGGCCTCGCTGCTGGCCTCGTACGTGATCGTGCGCTCCCGCACCCGCCTGGCCCGCTTCAGCCAGAAGCTGTTCCTCATGGGCATCGCGATTCCGCTGCAGGCCACGATCATCCCGGTGTACTACCTGATCGTGCAGCTGGGCCTGTACGACACCCTGTGGGCGCTGATCCTGCCCTCGATCGCCTTCGCCATCCCGATCACAGTGCTGATCCTGACGAACTTCCTGCGGGACGTGCCCAAGGAGCTGTACGAGTCGATGACCGTCGACGGCGCCTCGGACTGGCAGATGTTCCGCTCCCTGGTGCTGCCGCTGGCGAAGCCGGCGGTGGTGACGGTGGGGATCTACGACGCGCTGCAGGTGTGGAACGGGTTCCTGTTCCCGCTGGTGCTCACCCAGAGCTCCGAGATGCGCGTGCTGCCGCTGTCGCTGTGGGCGTACCAGGGCGAGTTCACGGTGAACATCCCGGCCGTGCTCGCCGCCGTGATGCTCTCCGCGCTGCCGATCCTGGTGCTGTACATCGCCGGCCGACGCCAGCTGATCAGCGGTCTCACCGCGGGGTTCAGCAAGTAG
- a CDS encoding carbohydrate ABC transporter membrane protein (PFAM: Binding-protein-dependent transport system inner membrane component), which produces MSTTDAAPAHLASASRARPPRRRRPRSVSAAYWPYLLPGLISFVVVILVPFLLNIWYSLHSWKGGLAPKRWIGLDNYVALLSDDAFWLSFRNSISMIAAMVVVPTLIGLLMAAVLFDYVAKHWSSRVSSFLRATYYLPQILPISVAGIVWNWVLNSQTGAVNVVLRGIGIENPPNWLGDPSLALGSVMLVLIWIQIGYPTVIFMSALQRVDPELYEAAELDGAGWFSRFRAITIPQISPETFVIVLTCTIAALKVFAPIYVLTRGGPEGSTLVPSYYSFLNFFDTSRVGYGAAIATVLTLIIIVVAGGIQVLQNRSARKEEEGR; this is translated from the coding sequence ATGTCCACCACCGACGCCGCGCCGGCGCACCTCGCGTCGGCGTCCCGCGCGCGTCCCCCGCGCAGGCGGCGCCCCCGCAGCGTCAGCGCCGCCTACTGGCCCTATCTGCTGCCGGGCCTCATCTCCTTCGTCGTCGTCATCCTCGTCCCGTTCCTGCTGAACATCTGGTACAGCCTGCACAGCTGGAAGGGCGGCCTCGCCCCCAAGCGCTGGATCGGCCTGGACAACTACGTCGCGCTGCTCTCGGATGACGCGTTCTGGCTGTCGTTCCGCAACTCGATCTCGATGATCGCCGCGATGGTCGTGGTCCCCACGCTCATCGGCCTGCTCATGGCGGCGGTGCTGTTCGACTACGTCGCCAAGCACTGGAGCAGCCGCGTCTCGTCGTTCCTGCGCGCCACCTACTACCTGCCCCAGATCCTGCCGATCTCGGTGGCCGGCATCGTGTGGAACTGGGTGCTCAACAGCCAGACCGGCGCGGTGAACGTGGTGCTGCGCGGCATCGGGATCGAGAACCCGCCGAACTGGCTGGGCGACCCCTCGCTCGCGCTCGGCTCCGTGATGCTGGTGCTGATCTGGATCCAGATCGGCTACCCGACGGTGATCTTCATGTCCGCCCTGCAGCGGGTGGACCCCGAGCTGTACGAGGCGGCCGAGCTCGACGGCGCCGGCTGGTTCTCCCGCTTCCGCGCCATCACCATCCCGCAGATCTCCCCGGAGACCTTCGTGATCGTGCTGACCTGCACGATCGCCGCGTTGAAGGTGTTCGCGCCGATCTACGTGCTCACCCGGGGCGGGCCCGAGGGGTCCACGCTCGTGCCCTCGTACTACTCGTTCCTGAACTTCTTCGACACCTCGCGGGTGGGATACGGCGCCGCGATCGCGACCGTGCTGACCCTCATCATCATCGTGGTCGCCGGGGGCATCCAGGTGCTGCAGAACCGCAGCGCCCGCAAGGAAGAGGAGGGCCGCTGA
- a CDS encoding ABC-type sugar transport system, periplasmic component (PFAM: Bacterial extracellular solute-binding protein): MKRRNFTTLLTASALGAAAAPALSACSSSGGGSGDGTSLVIWHYENEDSAMGQAWALAQEIFEEKHPEVTVTVEKQTFEQLQKNATIVLTGDDVPDLMEFNKGNSTAGQLASQGLIEPFTDVAAEKGWDQKLSESLQATSRYDEFGLMGSGDWFGLPNYGEYVYVFYNKAMFDEAGVSVPTTLEEFEDVLQTFVDQGVVPLAGAGAEYPAGQLWYQLVLAHADRSFVDAYQLFDGEVDWAGDPILSGAQRFADWVDKGYLAGDSAGLTAEDMGTAFIAGTYPIMFSGSWWFGRLVAEMEDDWGQFLFPGTEFAIGSSGNLWVVPANAANQDLAYEFMDITMSQEVQDLLGQKGGLPVAGDTDAIEDERTREMTENFAEVNEAEGLAFYPDWPVAGFYDQLVSAMQSLINGSTSPEQAMAELGEAYSTGRSDLTGE; this comes from the coding sequence ATGAAGCGCAGGAATTTCACCACCCTCCTCACCGCCTCCGCCCTCGGCGCCGCGGCCGCCCCCGCGCTCAGCGCCTGCAGCAGCAGCGGTGGCGGCTCCGGCGACGGCACCTCGCTGGTGATCTGGCACTACGAGAACGAGGACTCCGCGATGGGCCAGGCGTGGGCTCTCGCCCAGGAGATCTTCGAGGAGAAGCACCCCGAGGTCACCGTCACCGTCGAGAAGCAGACCTTCGAGCAGCTGCAGAAGAACGCCACCATCGTGCTCACCGGCGACGACGTGCCGGACCTGATGGAGTTCAACAAGGGCAACAGCACCGCCGGGCAGCTCGCCTCGCAGGGCCTGATCGAGCCGTTCACCGACGTCGCCGCCGAGAAGGGCTGGGACCAGAAGCTCTCCGAGAGCCTCCAGGCCACCTCCCGCTACGACGAGTTCGGCCTCATGGGCTCCGGCGACTGGTTCGGCCTGCCCAACTACGGCGAGTACGTCTACGTCTTCTACAACAAGGCGATGTTCGACGAGGCCGGCGTCTCCGTCCCCACCACCCTCGAGGAGTTCGAGGACGTGCTGCAGACCTTCGTGGACCAGGGCGTCGTCCCGCTGGCCGGCGCGGGCGCCGAATACCCGGCCGGGCAGCTCTGGTACCAGCTGGTCCTCGCCCACGCCGACCGCTCCTTCGTGGACGCCTACCAGCTCTTCGACGGGGAGGTCGACTGGGCCGGGGACCCGATCCTCTCCGGCGCCCAGCGGTTCGCGGACTGGGTCGACAAGGGCTACCTCGCCGGTGACTCCGCGGGCCTGACCGCCGAGGACATGGGCACCGCCTTCATCGCCGGCACCTACCCGATCATGTTCTCGGGCTCGTGGTGGTTCGGGCGCCTGGTCGCCGAGATGGAGGACGACTGGGGCCAGTTCCTCTTCCCCGGCACCGAGTTCGCCATCGGCTCCTCGGGCAATCTCTGGGTGGTCCCGGCCAACGCCGCGAACCAGGATCTCGCCTACGAGTTCATGGACATCACCATGTCCCAGGAGGTCCAGGACCTGCTGGGGCAGAAGGGCGGCCTGCCCGTCGCGGGCGACACCGACGCGATCGAGGACGAGCGGACCCGCGAGATGACGGAGAACTTCGCCGAGGTGAACGAGGCCGAGGGCCTGGCCTTCTACCCGGACTGGCCGGTGGCCGGCTTCTACGACCAGCTCGTCAGCGCCATGCAGTCGCTCATCAACGGCTCGACGTCGCCGGAGCAGGCCATGGCCGAGCTCGGCGAGGCCTACTCCACCGGGCGGAGCGACCTCACCGGCGAGTGA
- a CDS encoding transcriptional regulator (PFAM: Periplasmic binding proteins and sugar binding domain of the LacI family; Bacterial regulatory proteins, lacI family), with product MMATMRDVARHAGVAPSTVSYMLSGDKPVAAATRERIEQAMDALGYRPNAIARSLASRRTRILALHLPEFDVSAGETVFEIVRGAYDRAAERGYLLTVWPIAAERAPQELSELVGRGHADAVLLVEVELDDPRVDSLHASGIPFLSVGRTRENAQLHFVDIDFEATIDQALEALTTTGHRDVMLLGRSRAMETAGYGPAVRSHEDFARLAVRRGLGHREHALDPTPQAGRDLARTVFAGADRPGADGTGGRPDAVVAMNDLAVVGFVNELQVMGFELPRDLSILSVVSNRRTASLTAPSLTAWQAPGEEMGRRAVDALLDQLADPHAPPTQVLVACTRYDGDSLGDRRAAA from the coding sequence ATGATGGCGACGATGCGCGATGTCGCCCGGCACGCCGGGGTCGCCCCGAGCACCGTCTCCTACATGCTCTCCGGCGACAAGCCGGTCGCGGCCGCGACCCGCGAGCGGATCGAGCAGGCGATGGACGCGCTCGGGTACCGCCCGAACGCGATCGCCCGGAGCCTGGCCAGCCGCCGCACCCGGATCCTCGCCCTCCACCTGCCGGAGTTCGACGTCTCCGCCGGGGAGACGGTGTTCGAGATCGTCCGCGGCGCGTACGACAGGGCCGCCGAGCGCGGCTACCTGCTCACCGTGTGGCCGATCGCCGCTGAGCGCGCGCCCCAGGAGCTCAGCGAACTCGTCGGGCGCGGTCACGCGGACGCGGTGCTGCTGGTCGAGGTGGAGCTCGACGACCCGCGGGTCGACAGCCTGCACGCCAGCGGGATCCCGTTCCTCTCCGTCGGCCGCACCCGCGAGAACGCGCAGCTGCACTTCGTGGACATCGACTTCGAGGCGACCATCGACCAGGCCCTCGAGGCGCTGACCACCACCGGCCACCGCGACGTGATGCTCCTGGGCCGTTCGCGCGCGATGGAGACCGCGGGATACGGCCCGGCCGTGCGCTCCCACGAGGACTTCGCCCGCCTCGCCGTGCGGCGCGGGCTCGGCCACCGGGAGCACGCCCTGGACCCCACCCCGCAGGCCGGCCGCGATCTCGCGCGCACGGTCTTCGCCGGCGCGGACCGGCCCGGCGCAGACGGGACCGGCGGCCGGCCCGACGCAGTGGTCGCCATGAACGACCTCGCCGTCGTCGGCTTCGTCAACGAGCTGCAGGTCATGGGGTTCGAGCTGCCCCGGGACCTGTCCATCCTCAGCGTCGTCTCGAACCGGCGCACCGCCTCGCTCACCGCCCCCTCGCTCACCGCCTGGCAGGCGCCGGGCGAGGAGATGGGCCGGCGCGCCGTCGACGCCCTGCTCGACCAGCTCGCCGACCCGCACGCCCCACCGACGCAGGTGCTCGTGGCCTGCACCCGCTACGACGGCGACTCGCTGGGGGACCGGCGCGCCGCCGCCTGA
- a CDS encoding family 31 glycosyl hydrolase, alpha-glucosidase (PFAM: Glycosyl hydrolases family 31), with protein sequence MRFTNGYWLDREGYTVQRGKQVHDLQIDEDAGRLRAFAPTRAVTGRGDTLNNPQLTVTYEAVAEGVIRVRLENHRGVRTPQPRFEIAADGDYRGEITTAADGRSTLRAGDLALTIGVDEEWNAEFTSAGRALTSSQPRSIAHVIGPDGQHYMHEQLTLQPGESVYGLGERFGAFVKNGQSVDIWNEDGGTTSEQAYKNVPLYLTSRGYGVFVEDTGGVSYEVGSEMTTRVQFSVEGQSLTYLVIDGPTPKDVLRRYTALTGRPPLVPEWSYGLWLSTSFTTDYDEATVMSFIDGMEERGIPLSVFHFDCFWMRGFTWSDFVWDPATFPDPEGLIRRLHERGLKVCVWINPYIAQKSHLFDEGMEHGYLVQMSDGNVWQTDLWQAGMALVDFTNPEAVAWYRGKLEALLDIGVDCFKTDFGERIPVRDIVWHDGSDPEKMHNYYTHLFNRTVFDLLVERQGEGEAILFARSATAGGQQFPAHWGGDNDSSLPSMGETLRGGLSLSLSGFGYWSHDIGGFEGSPDPAVFKRWLAFGLLSSHSRLHGSSSYRVPWAFDDEAVEVARRFTRLKQQLVPYLQDMAQQAHEQGTPMLRPMVLEFPDDRTCHAIDTQYMLGDSLLVAPVFDPEGEVEVYLPEGTWTSVFDGSVEQGGRWLRQTHGYLTLPLYVRDGADLGIDLTALDG encoded by the coding sequence ATGCGCTTCACCAACGGCTACTGGCTGGACCGGGAGGGTTACACGGTCCAGCGCGGCAAACAGGTCCATGACCTGCAGATCGACGAGGACGCGGGCCGCCTCCGCGCCTTCGCCCCCACCCGCGCGGTCACCGGGCGCGGCGACACCCTCAACAACCCCCAGCTCACCGTCACCTACGAGGCGGTCGCCGAGGGCGTGATCCGCGTGCGGCTGGAGAACCACCGCGGCGTGCGCACCCCGCAGCCCCGCTTCGAGATCGCCGCCGACGGCGACTACCGCGGCGAGATCACCACCGCGGCCGACGGACGCTCCACGCTGCGTGCCGGCGACCTCGCCCTGACGATCGGCGTGGACGAGGAGTGGAACGCGGAGTTCACCTCCGCCGGGCGGGCCCTGACCAGCTCGCAGCCCCGCTCGATCGCGCACGTCATCGGGCCCGACGGCCAGCACTACATGCACGAGCAGCTCACCCTCCAGCCCGGCGAGAGCGTGTACGGGCTCGGCGAGCGGTTCGGCGCCTTCGTGAAGAACGGCCAGAGCGTCGACATCTGGAACGAGGACGGCGGCACCACCTCCGAGCAGGCGTACAAGAACGTCCCGCTCTACCTCACCTCCCGCGGCTACGGCGTGTTCGTCGAGGACACCGGCGGGGTCTCCTACGAGGTCGGCTCCGAGATGACCACCCGGGTGCAGTTCTCCGTCGAGGGCCAGTCGCTCACCTACCTGGTGATCGACGGCCCCACCCCGAAGGACGTGCTGCGCCGGTACACCGCCCTGACCGGTCGCCCGCCGCTGGTGCCGGAGTGGTCCTACGGCCTGTGGCTGTCCACCTCCTTCACCACCGACTACGACGAGGCCACGGTCATGTCGTTCATCGATGGCATGGAGGAGCGCGGCATCCCGCTGTCCGTGTTCCACTTCGACTGCTTCTGGATGCGCGGCTTCACGTGGAGCGACTTCGTGTGGGATCCGGCGACCTTCCCGGATCCCGAGGGCCTGATCCGTCGGCTCCACGAGCGCGGTCTGAAGGTGTGCGTGTGGATCAACCCCTACATCGCGCAGAAGTCGCACCTGTTCGACGAGGGCATGGAGCACGGCTACCTGGTGCAGATGTCCGACGGGAACGTGTGGCAGACGGACCTGTGGCAGGCCGGCATGGCGCTGGTGGACTTCACCAACCCCGAGGCCGTCGCCTGGTACCGCGGCAAGCTGGAGGCGCTGCTGGACATCGGCGTGGACTGCTTCAAGACCGACTTCGGCGAGCGGATCCCGGTGCGGGACATCGTCTGGCACGACGGCTCCGACCCCGAGAAGATGCACAACTACTACACGCATCTGTTCAACCGCACCGTGTTCGACCTGCTCGTGGAGCGCCAGGGCGAGGGTGAGGCGATCCTCTTCGCCCGCTCCGCGACCGCGGGCGGCCAGCAGTTCCCGGCGCACTGGGGCGGGGACAACGACTCCTCGCTGCCGTCGATGGGGGAGACCCTGCGCGGCGGCCTGTCGCTGTCGCTGTCCGGTTTCGGGTACTGGAGCCACGACATCGGCGGCTTCGAGGGCTCCCCGGATCCGGCGGTGTTCAAGCGCTGGCTCGCCTTCGGCCTGCTCTCCTCGCACTCGCGCCTGCACGGCTCGAGCTCCTACCGGGTGCCGTGGGCGTTCGACGACGAGGCGGTGGAGGTGGCGCGGCGCTTCACCCGGCTCAAGCAGCAGCTCGTGCCCTACCTGCAGGACATGGCGCAGCAGGCCCATGAGCAGGGCACGCCGATGCTGCGCCCGATGGTGCTCGAGTTCCCCGACGACCGCACCTGTCACGCGATCGACACCCAGTACATGCTGGGCGACTCGCTGCTGGTCGCGCCGGTGTTCGACCCCGAGGGCGAGGTGGAGGTCTACCTGCCCGAGGGGACGTGGACCTCGGTGTTCGACGGCAGCGTCGAGCAGGGCGGCCGCTGGCTGCGCCAGACCCACGGGTACCTGACCCTGCCGCTGTACGTGCGCGACGGCGCCGACCTCGGGATCGATCTGACCGCGCTCGACGGCTGA
- a CDS encoding carbohydrate ABC transporter membrane protein (PFAM: Binding-protein-dependent transport system inner membrane component), whose protein sequence is MTADSIHTPAGSSSAGLGAGSPSDPATAPGTQKGPGRRRSRHHRGAGRWLVLAGALLVGLFMVSPFVLMLLNAFKSPADYSAGGPLSLPRGLYLDGLVAFWERVNFPIKLWNSIWTSSLVAVLAVLLSLLNAYALGVGRVKGRLWLVALFLMANMLPQEVLIYPLFDMARQVGLTDNPWSIVIIFTIVQSAFGTYLLSSVLGTFPPALLEAAQLDGATRWQILWRIVYPVVRPTMSVLMIFFFIWTWNEFFIPLVMLTSNDNQTIPIALSSLQGDRMLDVPTLNAGALLSLLPTFLFFLIFQRTLTRGVTAGAVK, encoded by the coding sequence ATGACCGCCGACAGCATCCACACCCCCGCCGGCTCCTCGTCGGCCGGCCTCGGCGCCGGGTCCCCGTCGGACCCCGCGACCGCGCCGGGCACGCAGAAGGGACCCGGCCGGCGTCGCAGCCGCCATCACCGCGGCGCGGGCCGCTGGCTGGTCCTCGCCGGGGCGCTCCTGGTGGGCCTGTTCATGGTCTCGCCGTTCGTGCTCATGCTCCTGAACGCCTTCAAGTCCCCGGCGGACTACTCCGCCGGCGGGCCGCTGTCGCTGCCGCGCGGCCTCTACCTCGACGGCCTCGTCGCGTTCTGGGAGCGGGTGAACTTCCCGATCAAGCTGTGGAACTCGATCTGGACCTCGAGCCTGGTCGCCGTGCTCGCGGTGCTGCTGTCCCTGCTGAACGCGTATGCGCTCGGCGTGGGGCGGGTCAAGGGCCGGCTGTGGCTGGTCGCGCTGTTCCTGATGGCGAACATGCTGCCGCAGGAGGTGCTGATCTACCCCCTGTTCGACATGGCGCGCCAGGTGGGGCTGACCGACAACCCCTGGTCGATCGTCATCATCTTCACGATCGTGCAGTCCGCCTTCGGCACCTACCTGCTCTCCTCGGTGCTGGGCACCTTCCCGCCCGCCCTGCTGGAGGCCGCGCAGCTCGACGGCGCCACCCGCTGGCAGATCCTGTGGCGGATCGTCTACCCGGTGGTGCGGCCGACGATGTCGGTGCTGATGATCTTCTTCTTCATCTGGACCTGGAACGAGTTCTTCATCCCGCTGGTGATGCTCACCAGCAACGACAACCAGACCATCCCCATCGCGCTGTCCTCGCTGCAGGGCGACCGGATGCTCGACGTCCCGACGTTGAACGCGGGTGCGCTGCTGTCGCTGCTGCCCACGTTCCTCTTCTTCCTGATCTTCCAGCGCACACTCACCCGCGGCGTGACCGCCGGTGCGGTGAAGTGA
- a CDS encoding HNH endonuclease (PFAM: HNH endonuclease) — protein MPRTAAESLGARIQQQAAVIAEATCELLLLVADFDAHRGSTWFEGLKSTAHWLSWACSMAPGTAREHVRVARCLPSMPLTVAEFRAGRLSYSKVREMTRVADRVEEETLVEMARAMTASQLSRTIASFRAVDGARLGQDASRQASWHVREDGMIEIRAVLPAEVGAELLTALELALDRDGSDAPAGDVSEAECSDVATRSAEITTTATLEQRKADALHSLARTYLDAEPSDRSGDDRHLVVVQVSADSLRENVPAGTPGDTLADVPAGTPGEPPGERVPAGAQDAPPAVGHAGPPPSCGVLGAGPLEPRTAERLACTGKVALMITDAGGEVLHLGRSRRLASRAQRRALRLRDTTCVFPGCHQAKHLDAHHTTPWSAGGLTDLDGLALLCRRHHVMVHEGRLRLVRDPSRSGPHQPRFQVLDPEGRPVEARWPAMLEHLLFARGTETARAGRPESEERSPGPSAQGSGGPDADPARIAATTGGDGFRLADCVDALLESVLDLAA, from the coding sequence ATGCCGCGCACCGCCGCGGAATCCCTGGGCGCACGCATCCAGCAGCAGGCCGCGGTGATCGCGGAGGCGACCTGCGAGCTGCTGCTCTTGGTCGCGGACTTCGACGCCCACCGCGGATCCACGTGGTTCGAGGGCCTGAAGTCGACCGCGCACTGGCTCTCCTGGGCCTGCTCGATGGCGCCCGGCACCGCCCGGGAGCACGTGCGCGTGGCCCGCTGCCTGCCCTCGATGCCGCTGACGGTCGCGGAGTTCCGCGCCGGCCGGCTCTCCTACTCCAAAGTCCGCGAGATGACCCGCGTCGCCGACCGGGTGGAGGAGGAGACCCTCGTCGAGATGGCCCGCGCGATGACGGCCTCACAGCTCTCGCGCACGATCGCCTCCTTCCGGGCCGTGGACGGCGCGAGGCTCGGACAGGACGCGAGCCGGCAGGCCTCCTGGCACGTGCGCGAGGACGGGATGATCGAGATCCGCGCCGTGCTGCCCGCCGAGGTGGGCGCTGAGCTGCTCACCGCCCTGGAGCTGGCTCTGGATCGGGACGGCAGCGACGCCCCCGCCGGAGATGTCTCCGAGGCCGAGTGCAGTGACGTGGCGACGCGCTCCGCCGAGATCACCACCACCGCGACCCTCGAACAGCGCAAGGCCGACGCCCTCCACAGCCTCGCCCGCACCTACCTCGACGCCGAGCCCTCCGACCGCTCCGGCGACGACCGCCACCTCGTGGTCGTGCAGGTCAGCGCCGACTCGCTCCGCGAGAACGTTCCCGCGGGAACGCCGGGCGACACCCTGGCGGACGTTCCCGCAGGAACACCGGGCGAGCCCCCGGGGGAGCGCGTTCCCGCAGGAGCGCAGGACGCGCCGCCTGCTGTCGGCCACGCGGGGCCGCCGCCGTCGTGCGGTGTCCTGGGTGCGGGCCCGCTCGAGCCGCGCACCGCGGAGCGACTGGCCTGCACCGGCAAGGTGGCGCTGATGATCACCGATGCCGGTGGGGAGGTGCTGCACCTGGGCCGGTCCCGCCGCCTGGCCTCCCGCGCCCAGCGGCGCGCGCTCCGGCTGCGCGACACCACCTGCGTGTTTCCCGGCTGCCACCAGGCCAAGCACCTCGACGCCCACCACACCACGCCGTGGTCCGCGGGCGGGCTCACCGACCTCGACGGCCTCGCCCTGCTGTGCCGGCGCCATCACGTGATGGTCCACGAGGGCCGCCTGCGGCTCGTGCGAGACCCTTCGCGCAGCGGCCCGCACCAGCCCCGCTTCCAGGTGCTCGACCCCGAGGGACGGCCGGTCGAGGCCCGCTGGCCCGCCATGCTCGAACATCTGCTGTTCGCCCGCGGCACGGAGACGGCGAGGGCGGGTCGCCCGGAGAGCGAGGAACGCTCGCCGGGCCCCAGTGCGCAGGGATCCGGCGGTCCCGACGCGGACCCCGCGCGGATCGCCGCCACCACCGGCGGGGACGGCTTCCGGCTCGCCGACTGCGTGGACGCCCTGCTCGAGAGCGTCCTCGACCTCGCGGCCTGA